Proteins from a genomic interval of Acetobacterium woodii DSM 1030:
- a CDS encoding Maf family protein, with protein MKPKIILASQSPRREELLKRVVKEFETQAAAIDEKRIEQIILNNSADDFMMTVKTLVMELASRKAKVIQKINRRALVIGADTIVILDNQILGKPEDEIEAYQMIKKLAGNTHQVLTGVSIRYGNIEDCFVSVSKIKFYEWDHQMQYEAAAYVESGKAMDKAGAYGIQEEAGLWVKWIKGDYNNIVGLPIAKLNKRLNKLLKRL; from the coding sequence TTGAAACCTAAAATAATTTTAGCCAGTCAGTCGCCAAGAAGAGAAGAACTTTTAAAACGAGTAGTAAAAGAGTTCGAAACGCAAGCCGCCGCCATTGATGAAAAAAGAATTGAACAGATTATTTTAAATAACAGTGCTGACGATTTTATGATGACGGTAAAAACCCTTGTTATGGAACTTGCATCAAGAAAGGCCAAAGTCATTCAAAAGATCAACCGTCGGGCACTGGTTATTGGGGCCGATACCATTGTGATTTTAGATAATCAAATATTAGGAAAACCTGAAGATGAGATCGAAGCTTATCAGATGATCAAGAAACTGGCGGGAAATACCCATCAGGTATTAACTGGTGTCAGCATCAGATATGGGAATATTGAAGATTGTTTTGTTTCAGTTTCCAAGATTAAGTTTTATGAATGGGATCACCAAATGCAATATGAAGCAGCGGCCTATGTGGAATCGGGGAAGGCAATGGATAAAGCGGGGGCCTACGGTATTCAGGAAGAAGCCGGACTTTGGGTCAAGTGGATCAAAGGGGATTATAACAATATTGTCGGCCTTCCTATTGCTAAACTCA